Proteins from one Ochotona princeps isolate mOchPri1 chromosome Y, mOchPri1.hap1, whole genome shotgun sequence genomic window:
- the LOC131478787 gene encoding testis-specific Y-encoded protein 1-like, producing the protein MERRRMIIQNIPDFWSKVFVNHSQISPIICDKDEDILSCMTNLEVAKLKHPRKRFKIRLFFRSNPYFSNTVIVKEYRANLNGYRAYRSSPVKWLQDYMGEAPRRMEYNNSVSIFNWFVDHNFVDSSRIAEIIYKDIWLKPLPYYLGTQVSEDGMEKGDEQPVTLESFSFRIESVGDV; encoded by the exons ATGGAACGCAGAAGGATGATCATCCAGAACATCCCTGACTTCTGGTCTAAAGTT TTTGTGAACCATTCCCAGATATCACCCATCATCTGTGATAAGGATGAAGACATTCTTAGCTGCATGACCAACCTAGAG GTGGCCAAACTCAAGCATCCCAGGAAGCGCTTCAAGATCAGGTTGTTCTTCCGCAGCAATCCCTACttctctaacacagtgattgttaaggaatatcgagctaacctcaatg GGTATAGAGCATATCGTTCCTCTCCAGTTAAGTGGCTTCAGGATTATATGGGTGAAGCTCCAAGGCGGATGGAGTATAACAACAGTGTCAGTATTTTCAACTGGTTTGTGGACCACAACTTCGTAGACTCTAGCAGGATTGCTGAG ATAATCTACAAGGATATTTGGCTCAAACCCCTGCCATATTACCTTGGGACTCAGGTATCTGAAGATGGAATGGAGAAAGGTGATGAGCAGCCTGTCACCTTGG agagcttttcatttaGAATTGAATCTGTTGGAGATGTGTAA